GTTGATATTTTTGGTGAAGGAATAGTAATTTCATTGTGTCTTATCTCTACTGCAGTGACATTTTTGTCACCAATTTAGATGAAGGCTTCAGCGAGTCTCATAACAAGAGGAGGTGAGGCTAACGCTGCGGCCCCTGTGCGTCTGCCGCACTCTAGGAGGTTCCCGTCCCCCGTCCTGTGCCCCATGGCCGCCGTGAAACCGTGAGGGCCCCATGCCAGCGCCCGGGGAAAGGGCGGGACTCACAGGCTGCACCAGGTCCTTCTCCTTGAAGGGGATGCCGCCCACGGTGAGGTTCAGGTGGTACAGGCCTCTGTCCCGCTGAAACAGGTCCCCGGCCACCGCGATTTTCATGACGGCGTCCTTGTTCACCTTCACCACCACGTTCCGCTCCAGCTCCTCCACCGAGATCTGGGAAGGACGGAGCTGTGAGGACAGGTGGGAGCCCACCTTCTGCAGGGGCAGCCCACCTGGGGGGCCAGGCTCTTCCCACCTGGGCCAGGAGGGACCTGAATGAACCAACCAAGTTGTTCAAAACTTTGCAAGCAGAAACGTCAGTCTGTCACTGTACAGTTGATGTATGTCCCTAACCTTCCAGAAGAATGTCTAACTCCTCTCAGCTGAAGTGGGAGCCGTGGGACCTGCTCTCACCTCAGGTGATGGACGAACGTGGCCTGTCTGGCTGACGGGGGCAGGGCCCACCCGTGGCTGTCCACGCCCTCTGGGAGGACCAGTGTGGGGCGGGCGGCCTGGGCTGCCCGGGTGACAAACAGAACTGTCCCCGAACACAGCCACGTGTGCCCTGGAACTGAGAACTAGGGCTCTGGCTCAAGGCCCTTCCCTGCAGGATCCTCACTTAGGGTACGGGGTGACGTCATGAGAGGCCCTGAGCTCCATACTGTCCCCTGGTCCCCATCCTGTCATGTGCGTCCAGCGTGGCACCCTGAGTCGCCCCCGCTGTCTAGCAGGCGTGTAGGAGACCTAGGCAGGATGCAGGGGCTGCACACTCACCGTCTGCCACGTGCCGTGGTTGATGACGGGCCCGCTGCTGGTGACGCGGCCCACGCCGCCGTAGCGCAGCTGCAGCTCCAGCCGGCCGGCCCGCAGCGCCAGGACGATCCAGGTGCTGTCCTGGTGGCCTCCGGCGAAGAAGAGCACCCCCTCGGGGTCAAAGGTCCGGAAGTCGAACTCAGCCACAAGTCTGGGCGCGCGAGGGGCGTCAGGGTCTGCACGGCAgagcccggcccctccccagctgggcaCTCGGCGCTCAGGCCCCGCCCTGCCTGGCGCAGCCCCGACTCAAGGCCAAGGCACCTGCTGGGCCGGGACCCGCAAGCGGCCGCGGGGCGTCCACGTGAAGCGTCTCACCTGGTGGGCTGTAGCCGCTTGAAGCGCAGTCTGATCACAGGGGTCCCGCTGAACATCCGGCCCAGGTACAAGGACTTCACACTCTTGGCCACACTGAAGGGCACACAGGGCAAGATGTCCTGGGGACGGGAGGGGCCGCGTGAGCCAGacgccctccccctccccctccccctgcagcacCGTCCCGTACCCCCTCCAGTCCCAGGGACTGTGGCGCCACCTTGCGCTCCCCAAGCCCCGAGACTGTCACAGCCCAACCCGTGGGGATCCCaggtgcggggtggggggggttgcCCCTTAGGGTCAGAATCCTGCTGGGCTGCTCCGGGGCACCCACTGCTTCCTTCCCCACTAATTTCCACTTTGCCCTTACGTTTTAAACTACGAGACATTTCAAACACACGTGTAGGACAGTGTGCAGAGCCGTGACAAGCCACTGCACACTATCGTGAGGTGAGCTGCACGTGGGGGCCCTGCGGCCCCTGTTCTGGGCCGTGTGTGCTCCACACTGCCGAGGGAGGCCGGGCCAGGGCTGCTGCCGGGACCCTGGAGGGCCGTGTGGCTGCTCTGCCCACCCGGGCCGGCCAGGGACAGCGTGACACGCGGGGCCAGTGTCCCCTGAGCTGGCTGGATGCCCTGCACCTCTGGAGCCCACACCAGACGGCCACCGCGTCCGGGCTCTGCGACCCTGTGATCACCATGGCTACGTCATCTTCTTGAAGAGccctttgttttggtttttagtgAGAGCTCACTGTACCCACTTCCCAGGCCAAGGGCCTCAGCCTGTCCCAAGGGAAAGGGAGGGTCCCCACGTCCCCCACGCGGGCACCACCATGTCCCCCAGGTGCAGCTGCTCGGGCCGCGCTGGGTCCCTGGGAGCCTGGCGGAGGCCAGGAACCGCGCGCCGTGCGTGTGACCAGGCTGGCCAGCCGCGGCGGGGGTTGCTATGGAGACTTGGTAAACACAACCAAACATCTGTGCACAGCAGACACGGCTGCACCTCGGGCCTGGCCGCCCGCCtggtcccccagcccctgcaagcCCCGCCGGCGGTGGAGGGTCGCGGCAAAACGCAGCCAGCGGGCCCTGGCCGCCTACCTCGCAGGTGTCCATGTCCGGGGACAGCTTGAGGCCGCCGCGCCCGTCGCAGTGGCAGGTGTAGCTCCCCGGGGCGTTGACGCAGGCCTGCTCGCAGCGGCCCTGCAGACACTCGTCCACATCTGCGGGCGAGGGGCGCGGTGAGCAGGCCACGCGTCTGTGCCCTCCCACCCGCGACACCGCGGCGCTGGCCTCTGCTCTGCGCAGGCACACGCAGACCCTGAAGGGCGGAGCGTGGGCATCGCTTCTGCGCCAGGCGATGGGACCACAGCCCCCGGCCCTCCCGCCGGCCTGGGCCACCGCTCTCTCCCCAGGGAAGCCGCGCGGCCGCCACCTGACGGCAGCCCTCCCGCAGGCCGCGGGCTGGTGTGCGAAGCGCATCCGCAAAGCACCGGGCCCGTCTGTGCGACCAGGTGTCCCCGGGGGGAAGGAGGGGCCGAGGCGCTGTGGAGGGCCAGGAAGGACGGTCCCCGCaccctgctccccgcccccctAGCTCTGCAGCCTCCATGCAGCGGCCAGGGGCCCACGGCTGCGGGGACACGAGAATGAGACGCAGCCTCACTCCTCTGCGGCGGGAAGTGGGGTCCGGGGCCCACCACAGTGGGGAGCCCCGGGGGGCTCAGCGGTCTCGCCTCTGCGCATGTGGGTTCACACGTGTGCACCTGTACGTGCTCCTGTGTGGACGCGTGTgctgcacatgtgtatgtgtgcacctgtgtgaTGCATGTGTGTGAGCGTGCGGGCACGTGTGGGCATGGTGGTAGAAGGGGGTACTGCCTGGCTGGCACGTGTGGGGCTCAGTTTCAGGGACAGAAACTCTCCCGGAGgcgccctgcctcctccccctgcctcctccccctgtctgtcccgccccgccccgggtAGGGGTGCACTGCtcgggcctggggacaggggggGAGGCCCCCGCGGGGCTGGGCGCGTGCGTACCTCGGCAGGCCCTCTCCTGCGAGCTGTACGCGTAGCCCTGGTCGCAGAGGCAGGAGTAGGAGCCGGGCAAGTTTCCGCAGCGCGCCTCTCCGCAGGCCCCCTCGTCCGCGCACTCGTCTACGTCTGCAGGAAAACCGGGGGTCAGGAGGCCGGCTGCGCGTCAAGCAGGCGGGGACGCTGCGGCGGCTGCCGGGGCTGTGGCAGGAGAACACTGAGTGCCGCCAGGCTTGGTGccagccagggccctgggccCAGCCGCCTGGCCAGGCAGCTCCGCGCCCGGGCGGTGGCACAGCTGACGGGAGACGCACGTGAGAAGGCAGATTTCAGACGCAGAGACGGTGGCCGGAAGGGCCCACCTGGCTGGTGTGGGGCGTGGCGTGCGGCGGGGGCGTGGCTTTCCTGGCGGCTGTGGGAGGTGGACAAGTAACCACCGCCCGGGCCGTTTCCCGCCAGGGTCCCACCCCAGGGAGACCCGCTGGCTGGTCTCAGTCGGTCACTCTTGTGACACAGCCCCCAGACCTGGCCCGCTACCCTGACAACCCGGCGTCCACTGCCTAGAGCCCAGGCGGACGCGCGTGGCACACCTGGGACAGTCCTCCGGCCAGGCGGCGGCTGGACCCCAGCCTTGCCTCAGCGCTCCCTGCGTGCTGGCGGTGGGCACCTGCCCCTGTGGGAGTCCTTCCCCTGCCCGCACGGCCGGGCCATCCCTCTCCGGGCCGGGCAGAGCCGTGACAGGAAGGCCCTTCCTGCAGGCGGGAACCCCGACTGCCGGGGACGCGGGTTAGCTCACGCGCCGAGAAGGGCACGGCGGGCACCACCGAAGTGGACAGAAACAGAAGCCGCTTTTTGACAGGGGGAGATCGGAACAGGGACCCTCCTATCCGGTTGGTTTGCCGTCCCCGCCCGGCGCACCTGCGGCCGCTGCAGTGCGGTGTTCTGGGTGGGCAGCGGCGGCTCTCCTGGGCAGGTGCcaatgtggggagggaggaggaaggtggagCCCCGGAGTGGCAGCAGGGCTGCACACGGTCACGGTGACTTTGCCCCGTTCCTCCCtgggcccaggcagccccaggctgaCCAGCAGCAGGGATGCCGGTGAGGAGGCCCGGCTGGCTCTGCTCCCTTCACGGACAGGAGGCTCGGTGGGTGCGGCTGGGTGGGACCCCGAGCTCCTGCAGGACCCGCCTGGGGAGGTCCTGGCTCAGAGACCACACGGAATCGGTCCAGCCCCTGCACAGCCTCCGGGGGCTGGAAGGGGTTCAACCTCGTTGGCTGGACTGACCCCAGCTCTCGCCCTCGGTCCCGGTGAGTCATCCCTGGCGGGCGCCCCCGGCTCCATCTGCGGCATGCCTGGGCTTGTGCCGTCTCTGCAGGACGCCCGACCCTTCCAGAAACAGCACCAGCCGCCACCAGCAGCGCCTCACAGAGGGGCCAACGTGACCAAAAGTAGAAAGGGGGAGAGAGGCCCGGGGAGGCCCGACCCCGGCCTTACCCTGGCAGGTCCTGCGGTCTGTGGAGAGCGAGAAGCCGCTGTAGCAGGCACAGTGGAAGCTGCCCGGCTGGTTTTGGCAGACCTGGCTGCAGCCGCCATTCTCCTGGCTGCACTCGTCGAcgtctgcaaacagggacaggCTGCAGGGGTGCCGCGGCGGCGGGGAGGCAGCAGGCATGAGGCAGAACAAGCCCCGAGGTCCCCAGGCATTCCTCCCGTCCTCTCATGCCACCCGCCCCTCCAGCTCTCCCAGGGAGCCCCCACCCGCCCACCTGGGGCACAGCGGGGCCCAGCGGGGGGAGACTGGAGAGGGGGAGGCCCACTCCCCAGGGGCACAGCAGCGGTGGTGGCCCCACCTTTGTCACAGAGCCGGCCCCCCCAGCCGGCGTGGCACAGGCAGAAGAAGTTGCCCATGAGGTCCTGGCAGGCTTGGGCGCCCTCCTCATTGCAGGGGTTTGGAGAGCACTGGTCgggcaggcctgggcagggggacACAAAGGAGCCGCCCTGAGCTGCGCCTGAGCCCCCACGCTGCTGGGAGCAGGGCCCAGGCCGGTGGAGTCCCCACCTCTGGGcaggagccaggccctggggccagtTCCAGGAAAACCCCGTCAGCTGGGAGGAAGCAGCTGGGCATCAACCTCGGCCGGGTGGGGAGGGGCCCGGGGGCCTCCCAGGGAGCAGGTGAAACGGCCCAGCTGACCCCAGGGCTTCCAGGCAGATGCAGAACATTGCACCTCCCTGGTGGAgcctccccagccaggccccccGACCCTGAACACGCTCTTAGCGTGCACACGCTGACCACGGGCGCGGCCGGCACCTGCAAAGAGGAGAGACCAGGCCCCAGGCCCGGGCTGTGCTGGGGGGAAGGGTCCCGCCTGTGTCTCCAGGGCTTTAGGCAGCATGTCCTGCCTCCCCGCCCGGGAAGCAGCCACCTGGGCCAGCAGAGCTCAGCGTTCGCACACGGCTGCCACCTGCCTGGTTTCAGCCTGTTTTAGGGCCTGTGGCCACAGAAACACAGCTGCTTTCTGAGGAGCTTCTCACAGACACGGCTGAAGTTTCCGTGACACGGAGCTGGAGCAACGCCGCGGAGCAGGCGGGAAGCTCCCTGCATGTGCAGTTCCGCGACCCGGGGACTCTTGGGCTGGCAGAGAACTGCGACTACGCCCAGAGCTCAAAGAGCCCTTTCACGGGCAGCTGGCCGGGCAGAAGTGCCCGGCCGGGCACAGGCAGGACAGGGCCCACACTGGACGCCTCTCCATGCACTGCTCCCAGGGAGCCCATCCGGGGCTCGAGGCCAAGTGTCGTGGGTGCCAACGCACAGCCATTTGGGACATTTCTGGAAGGCTCCAAGAGACCCGGTGTTGCTGGCCCTCAGGGAGGTGCAGACACGGCAACGTCGGCCGAGGTATCCGGAGACTCTCAGCAAGCAGGACCGTCTCCTGGCCTCAGCTGCTTCATCAGACGCGGCGTCCAGGCTGACCTTGCGCGGCTGCCGCCGTCCGGTCTGTGAAGAAGGGCCCAGCTTTGTCTGTGGTCTGCCTTCCTCTCACGAGTGAACTGTTTTGCTCCGCAGATGTTGAATGTCTCCAAGTCATTCCTTTTCCTACTTCCTTCTCCTTCAAGGGTATGAATCTGCCCTGTCCAGGCTCACGGCC
Above is a genomic segment from Lemur catta isolate mLemCat1 chromosome 13, mLemCat1.pri, whole genome shotgun sequence containing:
- the GAS6 gene encoding growth arrest-specific protein 6 isoform X3, which encodes MGNFFCLCHAGWGGRLCDKDVDECSQENGGCSQVCQNQPGSFHCACYSGFSLSTDRRTCQDVDECADEGACGEARCGNLPGSYSCLCDQGYAYSSQERACRDVDECLQGRCEQACVNAPGSYTCHCDGRGGLKLSPDMDTCEDILPCVPFSVAKSVKSLYLGRMFSGTPVIRLRFKRLQPTRLVAEFDFRTFDPEGVLFFAGGHQDSTWIVLALRAGRLELQLRYGGVGRVTSSGPVINHGTWQTISVEELERNVVVKVNKDAVMKIAVAGDLFQRDRGLYHLNLTVGGIPFKEKDLVQPINPRLDGCMRSWNWLNGEDSAIQETVRANARMQCFAVTERGSFYPGNGFAFYSLDYVRTSLDARTETTWEIKIMARIRPATDTGVLLALWAPDNRTVPLSVALVDYHSTKKLKKQLVVLAVESVALALVEIKACDGQEHVVSVSLQEGAAALEVDGTRGWSEASAAQLQERLDALGRHLRGPVLTFAGGLPDVPVTSAPVTAFYRGCMTLELNGRPLDLDEAAYKHSDITSHSCPPAAPGTP